A stretch of the Perca flavescens isolate YP-PL-M2 chromosome 10, PFLA_1.0, whole genome shotgun sequence genome encodes the following:
- the foxo4 gene encoding forkhead box protein O4: MEKLSVPPIDPDFEPQSRPRSCTWPLPRPDISAVKPEGADGSESAAGTPPADEDKAEPQQITSEPEKVAAEGGVVAGVGGAGATPRKGSSRRNAWGNQSYADLISQAIENSPEKRLTLAQIYEWMVKTVPYFRDKGDSNSSAGWKNSIRHNLSLHNKFLRVHNESTGKSSWWMLNPEGGKTGKAPRRRAASMDNSSKLLKSRMRAKQTKKQAGAAGLGGAGGALQGDGSTGSTGADSPNSSQQFSKWGVNNNSPSSRGTLDDADMWNTFRPRTSSNASTLSGRLSPIAPGQEDDDNLPEDGLLGRYTASSLTPTLTETLMEELDLINDLTLMTGQQGGASPSTAPPAPPTPLPSASTLLPRGSSFSSFHQLQPSSLPQAPSHTGTQASVSQCVPSSKEPSTFSNSLFNPMNSSGSRGGGHYSAHVPSSLEALLISDSPPPSDVMMTQVDPIMPSPGGVGLMGLGTSVVGGRSKPNQLMLGKGLEPNTVAPMALQAQMQQHHLHHQQPQQQHQHHSQMGLGMILSGMSQDPSQLSTLKAQHATVPAVGSHHGGPIGSANPGLSLQGMSQFGAPSCFQTGQDRLPTDLDIDMFTENLDCDVDYIINTDLMDGDDIDFSFDPIMSGGQGYAGPATTTPGSAHSWVPS, translated from the exons ATGGAGAAGTTGTCGGTGCCCCCGATTGACCCAGATTTCGAACCGCAGAGCAGACCCCGCTCCTGCACGTGGCCGCTGCCGAGACCCGACATCTCTGCTGTCAAACCGGAGGGCGCGGATGGCTCCGAGTCCGCCGCCGGGACCCCGCCCGCCGACGAGGACAAGGCCGAGCCCCAGCAAATCACGTCAGAACCCGAGAAGGTGGCGGCCGAGGGAGGGGTCGTGGCCGGCGTGGGCGGAGCCGGTGCGACGCCACGCAAAGGATCATCTCGGCGCAACGCGTGGGGTAACCAGAGCTACGCAGATCTGATCAGCCAGGCCATCGAGAACTCGCCTGAGAAGAGGCTGACCCTGGCACAGATCTATGAGTGGATGGTGAAAACAGTGccttacttcagagacaaaggaGACAGCAACAGCTCAGCTGGCTGGAAG AATTCAATTCGCCACAATTTATCACTCCACAACAAGTTCTTGAGGGTACACAATGAATCGACAGGGAAGAGCTCCTGGTGGATGCTCAACCCAGAAGGAGGGAAGACCGGGAAAGCTCCTCGCCGCCGGGCCGCCTCCATGGACAACAGCAGCAAGCTGCTGAAGAGCCGCATGAGGGCCAAGCAGACCAAGAAGCAGGCGGGAGCAGCCGGCCTGGGGGGCGCTGGAGGAGCGCTGCAGGGCGACGGCAGCACAGGTTCAACTGGTGCAGACAGCCCTAATTCGTCCCAGCAGTTTTCCAAATGGGGGGTTAACAACAACAGCCCCTCGTCCCGCGGCACGCTGGATGACGCTGACATGTGGAACACCTTTCGCCCACGCACAAGCTCTAACGCCAGCACCCTGAGCGGACGTCTGTCCCCCATCGCTCCTGGACAGGAGGATGACGATAACTTGCCCGAGGACGGACTGCTGGGAAGATACACTGCCAGCAGCTTGACCCCCACCCTCACCGAGACCCTCATGGAGGAGCTGGATCTGATCAACGATCTCACGTTGATGACTGGGCAGCAGGGAGGGGCCAGTCCCAGTACAGCTCCACCAGCACCTCCCACTCCGCTGCCCTCCGCCTCCACCCTGCTGCCTCGTGGCTCCAGCTTTTCCTCCTTCCATCAGCTGCAACCATCCAGCCTCCCACAGGCCCCCAGTCACACCGGGACCCAGGCctctgtctctcagtgtgtACCCAGCAGCAAAGAGCCGTCAACCTTTAGCAACTCCCTCTTCAACCCCATGAACAGCTCCGGCTCTCGTGGGGGCGGCCATTACAGCGCCCACGTACCTTCCAGCCTGGAGGCGCTGCTCATCTCCGACTCCCCTCCTCCCAGTGATGTCATGATGACCCAGGTGGATCCCATCATGCCCAGTCCTGGAGGGGTGGGCTTGATGGGCCTGGGCACATCTGTGGTAGGCGGGAGGTCCAAACCCAACCAGCTGATGTTGGGTAAAGGGCTGGAGCCGAACACAGTGGCCCCCATGGCGCTACAGGCTCAGATGCAGCAGCATCACCTTCACCACCAGcagccacaacaacaacaccagcaTCACTCTCAGATGGGGTTGGGGATGATCCTCTCAGGTATGTCTCAGGACCCGTCGCAGCTCTCCACCCTCAAAGCCCAGCATGCCACGGTGCCAGCGGTGGGCTCTCATCACGGAGGGCCCATCGGCTCAGCCAATCCCGGCTTGAGCCTGCAGGGGATGAGTCAGTTCGGAGCTCCGTCCTGCTTCCAGACCGGTCAGGATCGACTGCCCACAGACTTGGACATTGACATGTTCACCGAAAATCTGGATTGTGACGTGGACTACATCATCAACACTGACCTCATGGACGGAGATGATATCGACTTTAGCTTTGACCCCATAATGTCTGGAGGCCAAGGCTACGCCGGCCCAGCCACCACCACACCGGGCTCCGCTCACAGCTGGGTGCCCAGCTAA